GACGGAACTTATAAATATGTTCTTGACAGAGTTTTTTTGCTTAAAGATGAAAATGGCAGAGCTATTAGAATGATTGGAGCTATTCAAGATATTACAAAACAAAAGGAAGAAGAACAACGCTTAAAACTTCTGGAAACAGTAATTACACAATCCAAAGATTCTATTTTAATCACAGAAGCCAATTCTCCCGATGGAAAAATTCCAAAAATAGTTTATGTTAATCCTGCATTCTCTCAAATGTCTGGATATTTATCCAACGAAATAATTGGTAAATCTGCAAACATTTTTAAAGGACCAAATTCTGACTCTGATGAACTAAAAAAACTCTTAAAAGCCATTAAAAACGAAGAAGAGTGTTTGATCGAAACTATAACTTACACTAAAAACAAAGAAGAATATTGGGTTCGTTTTTCTATGATTCCGATTTTTAACAATGAAGGTGTTATTTCGCACTGGATCTCTATACAAAGAGACATTACTGACGAAAAAAAGCTGGAAACAGAAAAAGAACATCTTATTCGAGAGTTAACCCAAAACAATAAAGATTTAAAGCAATTTTCTTACATAACATCACACAACCTTAGAGCTCCCTTATCTAATTTGATTGGACTACTCAATCTAATGGAAGACATTCCAACAGAAAACGAAGAGCTCGAAGAAATCCTGACAGGCTTTACCAAATCAACACATTTACTAAACGAAACGATCAATGATCTAGTAAAAGTTATCATTATCAAAGACAATCCTTCCATGCAAAAAGAAGAGGTTTTACTCAAAGAAGTTTTTGAAAATGTTTTCAGCCAGCTTTCTTTTCAAATAGAATCACACAAACCTATAATTAAACTCAAATTTGACAAAGTCCCTGAACTTATTACAAACAAAGCCTATATTGAAAGCATTTTATTAAATCTGCTAACCAATTCAATCAAATATAAATCAGAAAATAGAAAACTCAAAATATCGATAACGGCAGACAAAATAGACAACAAAACAGTATT
This portion of the Flavobacterium panacagri genome encodes:
- a CDS encoding PAS domain-containing sensor histidine kinase; translated protein: MKSKTLQITLIYIIISIIMAVVCHKLLIIYFSFSDYLYLSLIKDIIFILITGLVFRFILSKNEQKNISFFEKLNKTNEEIKESNEKYDIVAKATSDTIWDWKIQEDRINWNKGIESVFGYNPEEVGKTSKWWFDKIHPEDSIRMSIKLYSFIEQKTEKWQDQYRFRCADGTYKYVLDRVFLLKDENGRAIRMIGAIQDITKQKEEEQRLKLLETVITQSKDSILITEANSPDGKIPKIVYVNPAFSQMSGYLSNEIIGKSANIFKGPNSDSDELKKLLKAIKNEEECLIETITYTKNKEEYWVRFSMIPIFNNEGVISHWISIQRDITDEKKLETEKEHLIRELTQNNKDLKQFSYITSHNLRAPLSNLIGLLNLMEDIPTENEELEEILTGFTKSTHLLNETINDLVKVIIIKDNPSMQKEEVLLKEVFENVFSQLSFQIESHKPIIKLKFDKVPELITNKAYIESILLNLLTNSIKYKSENRKLKISITADKIDNKTVLTFKDNGIGIDLERNRDKVFGLYQRFHNYPDSKGLGLYLVKSQVETMGGIISIESEVNSGTTFTITFKN